Part of the Paroedura picta isolate Pp20150507F chromosome 3, Ppicta_v3.0, whole genome shotgun sequence genome is shown below.
AACTCAAGAATACTGTATTACTCAGATTGCCAGGGACATGAAACTGTCTAGCTAGAATTTAGGATAAAGTTTAATATTACATCCAGGTTTTAATAAAGAGCTTGGATTTCTCACTCACTCTAGCATTTAGTATCCCATTCTCTTACAAATGTCAATTTTTCAGGACACATTTTGTAAATTCCAGTTGGATCAGCTTATCTGGTTTCAGAATTGATTTTAGTCTTATTTTATGAACATGAATGCACATGGCCCTTACCTACTTTGGCTGGTTATTCTTTGGATAGGGCTTCTTTACAATACCCCCACCCATCACCTATTTGGTACTAATATAAATATAGGGGCCCAATGAATGGACTCTTGATGCTTCCCAGGAAGCAAGCTCTGACTCAAAGGTTTATGCCAGGATAACTCTTGTTATATCCCTGGACATCTCTTCAAAATATGCATTGTATCAAATGCATGTGAGGGTCCCCTCACATAATGCAGACAATGACTGGAGAGACCCAaaggtctcctcccccccccctttcttgaagaagggaacaacatttgcccgcctccaatcatctggcccctcacctgttctccaagaagcgtCAGAAAGAatagacagaggttcagagatgacatctgcaagttcttttagtactcttggatgcaattcatctggcccagaagactttgtttcatttaaagaaactaggcgTTTATGgattgcccccacagtgatcctaggccaacattcccatctcccctgttatGTTACGTTTTTGCCCCATtgacactatttccctcacaagagaagagggaggagaaataggagttaagcagttcaaccGTCTCTTCATCATCAACTGTTATAATTTCAGTTTCTTGTCctagcagtggtcctatggtgtccctattctttttcttgcttgaaatataaccaaAGAAccattttttgctatgtttagcatttcttgctagcctaaggtcatactgagctttagcttttctaacactctccctacaattattggttattcatttatactcatccttggtaataaggccttccttccatttcctaatgactcttttttattcttcaaattatttgacaactgcttatggatgCCAATGAAaaagtatattttattatttattaatggtGTTTGCATTCCACAGTACAACATATCTGATTAAAAGTGGTTTAAGCAGATTAAACATTAAAATGGGTCAATGAACCTTTATGCCCTGATAAATCAGTTGGCTGCAGTGAACACACTCTTTGCAATGTACTTGTCTTTATTTCCTGTTCGTCCCCATCTCTGCTTCTGTTTCTTAGGACACATTTTGGATTGGAAGCTCCTTGAACTTTCCTTTTGGTCtcagaaatgaataaatacatttttttaaaaaaacccttcttccctccttttaTTAAGTCAATTCCTCATTTGTACCCTTTTGCTGCTTAAGAACTCTAATTTCATCAGAAGGGTTAACGTGGATATTGTAAGGGCTAGTTTTTGCTCACAGGTGCCTTTGATTTCGGAGCTCTTGCTACCTCCAGTGGTCTCCCTTTCAGGGCCAGACAAAGGAGTgtagctttagcttttctaacactcccctacaattattggttattcatttatactcatccttgctaataaggccttccttccatttcctcttttttattcttcaaattatttgacaactgcttatggagccaccttggcttccttaggctccttccatcttttcttctcaagggaattgtttgtgattgagccttcagtatttcacttttaagaaactcccagccctcttggactcccatctctttaagtcttcctgaccatgggattctaccaaacatgcctttaagtctgttaaaatctgctttcctcaGTTTCTCCTCAATTTCACATCAAATCAAAGGAAAGATGTGCATGAAACTAAGGGATGCTGAAGCCAAAGGACAGCTCAGGATATTAATTTAGTAAAATGACTGTAGATTTGATTGTTCCTGAGAAGAAGATGGGAGGAAgtgtttaatggattttatgttttaaaatcagTCAGTAGAAACTAATCTAAACAAAAGAATGAAAATTGAAACTGATATTTCCTCTGTTGTCCATTGCTTCTTTAGACTTCCAGTTCATAACATCCTCTTTCTCCATCCATATGCATTTTCCTTAATTCATATCTCTGGCTTCTCATTGCCTTCTGGATTGGCTGGAATAGAAGTATCTGAAGGGTGATCTGGAAAGAAAGCAGAGAAAATGAATCTCCCACTGAATTAGACTAGATAAAGCAGAAGCAAACATGTGACCACTGAAACGTGTGTTGTCAGTTCCCCTGTTGTCACCAGCAAGGGATAGGATCGTTGGTGTGTGTTTTCCCTTTGTGGCAAAatcaaggttgggaaactcctggatttcTGGGGATGGAGTCTATCGAGAAGAGAgacagtggggtatgatgccatcgactccacccttcaaagcccCCACATGCTCCCcaagttatgtgcagattggaCTGAGGGCCACCTGAGTAAAtgttaattaactttttaaaaagtggcatgaGCCTAACAATGACATGGGACTATCGCCAGTCTCGGTTCACTGAAAAAACCTAGAAATGATGGAGAAAAAGTGCTCCTCTGGCAGCTCTGTGAGAAGCCTCATCACAAGTACCGGAAGGGGAGCTCCACAGCCTCTCTAGTCAGTTTCAGAAACATTTTGCCGGTTTCAGGATGATAGCTTTTAGTTTGCCTGCAATCCTTTGTGTTCCCATTCCTATTCATTTAGAGAAATGAACCAGGAGGACTTCAGTGGAAGGCACTTAGTTGACACCACTGTGCAGCTATGATGGGGCAattgcataattaaaaaaaaaatcccacccctcaCATGTCAGAAGTGCTGCATCCACCTAAAGTAAGAAAACTATGTCTTTGAGTTGTAGTTGCAGAATGAATAAAACAGAAGGGTGCATGAAGGCAGGAACAGACTGTGTAATCAAGCTTAACGGCTCAACTGCTTGGAAAATCTGCCGGAAGCTGCGGGTGCAGAATACGCCATAGATTTCAGAGCCTGTTAATCGGAATGGGAGCTCTCTGATTGCTAGTTTGCAGTGCTTGTCTAGCTTTGGAGGGCCCCATATAATGTTCTTAAAGCTGGAGAGAATTCCACCCCCACCATTTCCTGGGAATTTGAGGGAGTCAACAGCAAGCTTTCTGGAAAACGTCTCCATTTCATGAGCTGATGGAGAATGGTCATGGAGCGCGTGCCTCACTGAACATTGCTTCGCAGACCCTGGACTGACCATAATTCAGCATAGATTTTGCTTTGtgagttcatgctcatccctagtcaAGGTGCAGACAAAGGGAACCAATACTATTTCTGCACCTTCCCCTGATACACTTCTGGCACAGCCCAATTTGGGTGCAGGAATTATAATGGAAGGGCTCAGTTATTACCCTAAGCAGTTCCAGAATGTCCATAATGTGATTTCATTTCTAGTCTCACCAAGATTCCAACCCAATGACAATTTATGGGGGAATGTCTACCCTGGGGAGTGGCTTTGgatctccctcccccattcaggGCCTCAACTCACTTGGCCTCGATGCCTGTGATAGGTATGCGCTCCACAAAGCACAGTGCCGAGCAGGGGAGGGCGTCATGACTTGAGGCGGCTCTGTGCTGATGCGAAAGAAGTTCTTCTCCTCAGGGTCATAGAGCGGCCATGTTTTCTCACTGACATTTGATGGGGTGGGATTGCTGGACAGGAAGCAAAAATGAAGTCAGATTTCCATGAAACCAGAGGTCTGCACAAGGTACACATTATATGTTGTCATCTATTGATTCATTTATGACTTTTGTCTCAATGAAACTCAACGATTTcagtgttaaaaaacaaaacagctagtAAAAGACATGCCTGGGTATGGTCCCTGCCACATATTGCATTGAGATTTGTAATCACAGTAGTTATTTAACATTAGAATGGGAAAAGCTTTCATCCCTGTCAACATATGCAAAATCCTGGGTCTTGTTAATGGCACCGCAGACTAATATGGCTGCCATTCAAAATCCCCTATAGAGATTGTGACTTGGGTGATCCTGACTCCCAAAATTAGGTGGGTAATAAACAGAGCAAAAGCCTTTTCTGGGGGGAAGACACGATTGTAGAATACCTTCTTTAGAGATATGTTCCAGATATCTGCTCCAATATCATTTCGGTGTCAAGTTCATCCAACTTTATTACCCCAAGTTTTTAATAACACACTTGCTTTTTGTTGCTCtggaacaggggcagtcaaactgcggccctccagatgtccatggacaacagttcccatgagcccctgccagtgaatgctggcaggggctcatgggaattgtagtccatggagatctggagggctgctgtttgactacccctgctctggaataTGATTTAAAACTAAAAGCCTTTCTGATTGTTATTTCATTCTTCTTAGTAATTGTTGTAATGCTTTCACTAGTTATCATGGACATTTAATATCGAAAGGCAGAAGAAAATGTAATTGCCCCCAAAATGGCataaaagccagcatggtgtaatggctagAGTGCTGGATCCAGAAAACCCATGTTCAGATCCTGACCCTGGTATGAAACAGTCTCTCTGTCATCCTCAGCTACCCTAACACCTACAATATAATTAGGAGATTAAAATGGAGGCTGACTTAAGCCCCATGGAAGAAATGCAGGATAATAATGCACTAACTAATAAGAAGATTCTCAGACAAATAACTGAATGGTTCTCTTACCCGCTTCTGGCAAACTCTGCCCAATATTGCATCATTTGTGTGATTAGCTCTAACTCAGCCTTCGTATGTGTAACATTGGTTCCTGGTAATACTGTCAGAGTTCCTAAAAGGTATGGGATCTCAGATCCATGGGCTGCCCCCACCCATTCCGGCCAGAAAGAGCCATTGGTGTGATGGGTGAAGGTGTAAGCGTACACAGGGATTCCATTCTTTGCAGTCTCTGTGGCAATTCTGTTTGCGGGACATACAAAGAAGTAATCACCCCAGGCCTGGGACAAGGCAGAACGATTCTGTGCTGGGCCCTCTGGTTCTGCTTTGCTGTACGTCAGAGCAATGGACTGGATGAAGTCTTCTGTTGCATTGGGTAGTATTGTGTTCAGATGCATCAAGAGCTCTTCCCAGGTCAAAAGGCTTTCATTGAATTTATGTGAAGAAGGAGCAGCAAGGTAGACAAAGATGGACCCTTCATCAGAGGTGGTGCCAATCATAATAGGCTTAGACTGAAAGCGCCTGGACTCCACAAGTTTCTGGGGGTCATCAGGAAGGAAATCTCCATCTGTTGTCGGTACGAAGGGAAGGTTCAGAACAATCTTGGGATTCACAACGAGAAACATGTATGTTTGAAAatcttccattttcttttcctgcaagCAGCTCACTATGGCAGTGTTGTCACCCTCTGTACAGCCCATCTTTCCAGCCAGGGACAAGGCCCTCCTCTTTGCCTCCTCAGGGCTCACCCAGGCCCAGGGAGCGGTGGCCGTTCCACTCTGCAGCACAGCACGGGCAAAGAGTGGCTGACTCCCCGGGGAGAGGAGGTGATGGCTGATGGACGCTCCTCCAGCACTTTCGCCAAAAATGGTTATCCGAGTGGGGTCTCCTCCGAAGGCAGCTGCATTCTCCCTCACCCATCTGAGGGCCAGCTGCTGGTCCCAAAGGCCCATGTTTCCGGGGGCTGCTGGTGGTAATGAAAGGAAGCCAAGAGCTCCCAGGCGGTAATTCATGGAGACCACAAGGACATTTTCAGTAGCAGCCAAGAATGCTCCATCATATATAGCCAGGGAAGCTGTGCCAAGATAAAACCCACCACCATGGATCCAGACCAGGATAGCAGCTGGTGTTGAGGGACGGGGATGAGGCACCCAGACATTGAGGAAGAGACAGTCCTCTGAAAGGGGCGTGTTGGGATTGAATACTTCAGCCCCAGGCATCCCAGGAATTATTATTTGGGGGCATGAATTGCCAAAGTTGGTGGCATCCAGGATGTGACTCCATGGCTGATGGGGAACAGGCTTCTGGAAACGCAATTTCCCCACAGGGGGTTCTGCGTAGGGGATGCCCAGATAGGCTGTGACTGTTCCTGAGCCAGCTGGGAGATGCTTCCCCTGGATAGGGCCACTGCTGGTGACCACTACCGTTTCATCATCAGCAGAAGACTTGGGTCCCAGAAGGGACAGGACCAGGAAACTCCACCAGAGGAGGTGACCAGTCATTGCCGCACCTGAAAGGGAAGCATCATAGATGCAgctactaaaaagaaaaaaaaacagggcatTTCTACCTCGCTaaccctactcttctttctgaagGCCAGATATGAGTTTGAGGAACAGAAATGTGCCTTGATCTTGGGATTTGCAGGGACCATTGCACCAGAGTTAAGGGTTTGTGGCAGGGCATCCTTCCCAGGGATATTTGGAAGCCATTGACAACTTTGTTTTGTTCTTACCATCTGCAAGCTGCAGAAGTATAGAGACTCCCTAgtaatcacagtgtgaaggccccctaactgtACAGGACCATGGGGGCCCTGGAAATGTGAGGCCCATAGAATGTGCTACATATGGTACTAGGATTTACCACATCTGATAGGGAGGCAGATATATCTACACTTGTGTTGGTGAACATCCTAGGTGTTAAGGACAAAATGTAGTTATTTGAGAGATCTCTATGTCCCCTCTGCAGAGTCCTATTGGACATCCACACCCCCTCAGTGACAAGGAAAAAAAGCCAGGAGGTACACAGAAGCACCAAAGTATTGTGAAGAATCAAGAAACCTCTTCCTGTATATATTCACGTGGGGGCAAACAACCCTAGTGTGGTTCCAAGAAGCAAATTTTCCCTTTAACTCGGATCATATTTGAATCAGGACTTTGGTCTTGTGTATGTCTGTTAAGTGCTCTGGAGTCGCTTCTAACTTATGGCAACTGTATGAACGAATGACCACCCAAATACTGTATTAGCAGCAACATTGCACGTGTCTTCTAAAATGGGGGCTGTGGATTCTTTAACTGAGTAAAGCAATCTTCTTGTTGGGTCTGCCTCCCCTACCCCCAAATACAATACAGGCTATTTATGAGATTATTATTTtaaagagccagctgggtgaaatggttaggagtgcggacttctaatctggtgagccgggtttgattccatttccccccacttgcagccagctgggtgaccttgggctcaccacagcactgatagagctgcgctgaccctcagcctcacctccctcacaaggtgtctattgtgggcagatgaaagggaaggcgattgtgagccactttgaaactactttgggtagagaaaagcagcatataagaaccaactttttttcagtaatctcagggctctctcagcctcacctgcctcgtagggtgcctgttgagggggaggaaagggaaggtgaatgtaagccgcttcaggtagagaaaagcagcatataagaaccaactctccttcttcagtaatctcagggctctttcagccttacctccctcacaggtgtctgttgtggggagaggaaagggaaagcgattggaagccactttgagactcatttgagtagagaaaagcagcatataagaactaactcttcttcagtaaggctctctcagcctcacctccctcacagggtgtttgttgttgggagaggaaagggaaagcgatgggAAGTCAATTTGAAACtcttttgagtagagaaaagcagcctataagaaccaagtcttcttattGCAGTCCTGCTGGTGAGGTGGCAGCTGAGGTGTTTCCTCTTTAACTCCCTCAACTGCAGCTTTCTCTCCTCTTGGTTCTGATGGTCGGATCTCAATATGGAATTGCCCCATGATGTGTTTACTGGGCATATCTGAATGGCTGGGTAGATGCTGTCAATccaattgacctcaaccaaatgcttgtcAGAAGAGTGCTATTTTGCTGACCCCGCAGAACTGTGCTATCTCTGACAGGGCCCGGATTTCTTCTGGGAGGCCATTTTAcctggtgggagccaggacagagaatgaactgaccctggttgaggtgaaACACACGTTCTAGGAACAGCAGTTGGTTGGTGTTTGCCTAGCATAGTACTCTTTGACGGGgcaaaggcagagaggtggtttctcagattcactgggcccagaccgtgtatggccttaaaggtaattaccaggatttaactggtaaccagtgcagctgttcgAGCACAggccagatatgggccctccTGGGTGTCCCTGTGAGAACCCCAGcttctgcattctgaaccagtttctGGATCAGGCACGTCCACGTAGAGATTTCTAAGTCCCCTCTGAAGAATCCTGTACCGGGCATCAAAAACACCTCAGTCACAGGAAAGAAAACCAAGAAGGTGCacagaagcaaacaaaaaaaaaaatccccacaaacATCCAAGAAAGGGAAAACAACCCCATTGTTGTCCCTGTTGTGAATCTGAAGTCCCATAGAAGAGTTTACTTCAGCCAGCATCACATTTAAATCTGTTCTTGGGTCTGGTGTAGGTCTCTGAAGTCACTTCCAGCTTATGGCCACCCTATCAATTAAATGTCCTCCAAAATAACCTATTTCGAACCACTTTGTTTGGTCTTGCAAAGTGAGGGCGGAGGATTCCATGAGtgagtcaatctatctcatgttgggtcttcctcttttcctactcttttccagtgattcttctCTTCTCACAATGTGGCCAAAGTACAGTGACCTGGTCTGGCCTAAACATTCCATACAGGGGAGAGGTGGAATCCGGAGGGGCTTGGAATGACTGTACCATTTCAGAATCTAAGGGGGTGattccagttttatttatttacagaatgtCAGATGAGAAATGCGTAGAAATCTTAAGAGGGAATCAAAATGACAGTATTTGCTGCCGtataagacaccccccccctgcaaaacatgcctccaagtgggggggtcgtcctatacgccgggtgcacttcagttgggatagacatagctgcccatagtggcccatagtactgtaatgtaatgtaacaaactctatattttgagtggaaatgttgaggggggggtcgtcttatatgtccagtcgtcttatacggcgGCAAATACGGTAGCTCTCCCACTGCACCAATTCTCTCTAGGTGGTTGTCGCTAACCAAGATGCTACAAGAACTGATGTCCATGAAGGAAAGAGTCAGAACTCAGCAGAGGGAACCAGTCTGCCTGCTTGGAGCAGAGTCTGCTGTGATTTAGTCTCCCCGAAAAGaatccctcccctcttctctttcctaCCACTCAATGCAAACAGTCCTTTCAGAAAGCACTCACCTTTTTCTTACTCCTCCAGCAGTGGCTTCTCTTCGGCTCTTTGCGTGTCTGTTCCCTTGCCTAGAACTCATGGAGGGAGTTAGAAACTGGTGTTATTTATCTCCCCAGGACTTACTCAACAGGCTTTGGGATACAGAGAGGGAGGAGCCTTTGTGAGGTATGCCAGCTGCGGTATTCCTGCAACAGGACAACTGAAATGCATTTTCATGGGTAACGggtcagaggggggagggggagggcagagatttcctgggaggcccagaaacagtaTTGCCAATCATGAGAGGCCATGGGCAGGAAAAATGGTCTCTGGACAAGATAAGAGACCATTGACACTTGTTTCCACAAACAGAGAAGAATTTTGTGAGGGGCCCAATTAGAGGGGAACAGGTTGAATCCTACCCTTTCCACCTGAGGGCCTCTGTAACCATCCAAGTCTTGAGTAATAAAATCCACTTGCAGGTTCGAgctattattatttctatttttaaatttgtttaaagcCAATCTTCCTCACCAGGTGGACtccaaaataatataaaacaaagaTTTCAGACAAACAAAACAATACCCTGGAGACAGGCTGGAAGAACTGGAAAACAAGGCaagcatttcttaaaaaaaaaaacggacaTAAGGCAACCAAACATCCAAACAACACAGGCAAAGATCTGCCTGAAGTTACACATAGCATACTAAAGAGACTTAGAAAGGAAAAAGTAATTGAACTGCAGAAAAAAGGATGATGGTGGTGATATGTACAGTAAACATTGAGCTAATCCATCATACATTTTTCTGCAGTTCAATTACTTTTTCCATCCCATAAACCCTTTTTATTGCAAAGCTATAGTGTTTTATAAACAGGTATTTAATTAATTTAGGAAGGGCGGTGTTTATTTCACAGTATATATGTTAGTAAACAATCAAGAAAGATGTCTTTCTTTTTTCTATCAGACCCATTTCCATTCTAaggaagcacagaaaaacatCTGAGTTCTGCAGATATGAGAGTCCATCAATGGACAGAATGCTCGACTTttggtctgaaccagcaaggctcttcttatttaGGCTAGGCTGCAATTCAAATTTTCTTCAAACACCACTTCTGTCCTGTTCTGTAGTATCCTCACTTACACAGAAGCCAGCAGTTCTGAACCATTCAAAAGTTCTTTGATGCCCTCTGTGGGTCAGAGAGAAGACATCTCAATATATTTCATGCATATACATATTGTGTACATGCAGAATTTCTGTAAAGGCTGGTGTATATCAAATAATATATTTGAATTTCCCTCATGTTTACATTTAAACATGTTACAGCTCACCAAAAGCAACAAATTAAAGATATGGATTATTTCCCAAACCCACCAAAGAAACATTTGAGTTTTTATTTTAGCCCAGCCCTATTTCCTTCAGGAGAAATGGTAAAAATTGAACCACCCAATTAGAAAGAAGGTCACAACAGAGACTTTCTGCAACAagattttatttcagatttgCTCACTTCTAATGTTCCCCATATAAAAAGGAGGACTGGTGTGTAGCAATGTCTCACTCTGAGTCCAAAAACGAGTTACTTCATCATTCCCCTCAAATTTGGGACTTTTTGCAGGCGCATCTGCTCAATAACCGAAGTCAACAAACAGTAGAACCCaactggatgcttcaggctgatcctgctttgagcagggggttggcctacagagccccttccaactctaggattctat
Proteins encoded:
- the LOC143831581 gene encoding cholinesterase-like isoform X2 — protein: MTGHLLWWSFLVLSLLGPKSSADDETVVVTSSGPIQGKHLPAGSGTVTAYLGIPYAEPPVGKLRFQKPVPHQPWSHILDATNFGNSCPQIIIPGMPGAEVFNPNTPLSEDCLFLNVWVPHPRPSTPAAILVWIHGGGFYLGTASLAIYDGAFLAATENVLVVSMNYRLGALGFLSLPPAAPGNMGLWDQQLALRWVRENAAAFGGDPTRITIFGESAGGASISHHLLSPGSQPLFARAVLQSGTATAPWAWVSPEEAKRRALSLAGKMGCTEGDNTAIVSCLQEKKMEDFQTYMFLVVNPKIVLNLPFVPTTDGDFLPDDPQKLVESRRFQSKPIMIGTTSDEGSIFVYLAAPSSHKFNESLLTWEELLMHLNTILPNATEDFIQSIALTYSKAEPEGPAQNRSALSQAWGDYFFVCPANRIATETAKNGIPVYAYTFTHHTNGSFWPEWVGAAHGSEIPYLLGTLTVLPGTNVTHTKAELELITQMMQYWAEFARSGNPTPSNVSEKTWPLYDPEEKNFFRISTEPPQVMTPSPARHCALWSAYLSQASRPNHPSDTSIPANPEGNEKPEI
- the LOC143831581 gene encoding cholinesterase-like isoform X3 encodes the protein MTGHLLWWSFLVLSLLGPKSSADDETVVVTSSGPIQGKHLPAGSGTVTAYLGIPYAEPPVGKLRFQKPVPHQPWSHILDATNFGNSCPQIIIPGMPGAEVFNPNTPLSEDCLFLNVWVPHPRPSTPAAILVWIHGGGFYLGTASLAIYDGAFLAATENVLVVSMNYRLGALGFLSLPPAAPGNMGLWDQQLALRWVRENAAAFGGDPTRITIFGESAGGASISHHLLSPGSQPLFARAVLQSGTATAPWAWVSPEEAKRRALSLAGKMGCTEGDNTAIVSCLQEKKMEDFQTYMFLVVNPKIVLNLPFVPTTDGDFLPDDPQKLVESRRFQSKPIMIGTTSDEGSIFVYLAAPSSHKFNESLLTWEELLMHLNTILPNATEDFIQSIALTYSKAEPEGPAQNRSALSQAWGDYFFVCPANRIATETAKNGIPVYAYTFTHHTNGSFWPEWVGAAHGSEIPYLLGTLTVLPGTNVTHTKAELELITQMMQYWAEFARSGNPTPTDVGEKTWPLYDPEEQNFFRISTEPPQVMTPSPARHCDLWSAHLSEASRPNHPSDTAIPANPEGNKKAEL